The following coding sequences lie in one Arachis ipaensis cultivar K30076 chromosome B05, Araip1.1, whole genome shotgun sequence genomic window:
- the LOC107642480 gene encoding plant intracellular Ras-group-related LRR protein 4 — protein sequence METWSSVDTVVEEIMRIHRSLPSRPAIDEVEAAKVLILNVDKEDQARIESISRQSKGPEVPEELFMVLQEMQRSLVYYHSKEQKREALKLLDLENVHSLFDELIQRASRCVSSSPSASNTSDSRKHGYSNGSASTASVSASFAAQSSASASGSKAGFDALPSSSAAGSSILFRAEKELGKAKELVTRDDSYVKNSKSTFYSNGFGIESSLPSKPQILDPSLKATTSTGQDGSDKLSLIKLASLIEVSAKKGTRDLKLQNKLKDQVDWLPDSIGKLSSLVTLDLSENRITALPATIGGLSSLTRLDLHSNRITELPDSIGGLLSLVFLDLRGNQLTSLPASFGRLIRLEELDLSSNMLPVLPDTIGSLVSLKILNVETNDIEEIPHSIGNCTKLRELRADYNRLKALPEAVGKIQSLEILSVRYNNLKQLPTTMSSLINLKELDVSFNELESVPESLCFATSLVKMNIGNNFADMRSLPRSIGNLEMLEELDISNNQIRVLPDSFRMLTRLRVLRVEENPLEVPPRHIAEKGAQAVVEYMTELVEKRDKKDVKTQPLKQKKSWAQICFFSNSNKRKRDGVNYVKT from the exons ATGGAAACTTGGTCGTCGGTGGACACGGTGGTGGAAGAAATAATGAGGATTCACAGATCCTTACCTTCTAGACCCGCCATTGACGAGGTTGAAGCTGCGAAGGTTCTGATTCTGAACGTTGACAAAGAGGACCAAGCGAGAATTGAATCCATTTCCAGGCAGAGTAAGGGTCCCGAAGTGCCTGAAGAGCTTTTCATGGTGCTGCAAGAGATGCAGAGAAGCTTGGTTTATTATCATAGCAAGGAGCAGAAGAGGGAAGCACTGAAGCTACTTGATCTCGAGAATGTCCACTCTCTGTTCGACGAATTGATTCAGAGAGCTTCAAGGTGTGTTTCTTCCAGTCCCTCTGCTTCTAACACTTCGGATTCAAGGAAGCATGGTTATTCCAATGGCTCCGCTTCAACTGCTTCTGTTTCGGCGAGCTTTGCGGCGCAGAGTTCGGCGTCTGCTTCGGGTTCTAAGGCCGGTTTTGACGCACTTCCGAGCTCTTCTGCTGCTGGTTCTTCTATATTGTTCCGTGCGGAGAAGGAGCTTGGGAAGGCTAAGGAGTTGGTAACAAGAGATGATAGTTATGTGAAGAATTCAAAGTCTACATTCTACTCTAATGGATTTGGAATTGAATCAAGTTTACCATCCAAGCCTCAGATATTGGATCCATCTCTGAAAGCCACGACAAGTACAG GCCAAGATGGTAGTGATAAGTTAAGTTTGATAAAACTTGCTAGTTTAATTGAGGTCTCTGCAAAGAAAGGTACTCGTGATCTCAAGCTGCAGAACAAATTGAAGGACCAGGTTGATTGGTTGCCTGATTCGATAGGGAAGTTGTCGAGTTTGGTCACACTCGATTTATCCGAGAACCGGATTACGGCCCTACCTGCCACCATTGGGGGCCTTTCATCCTTGACCAGATTGGACCTGCATTCGAATAGGATCACTGAGCTCCCGGATTCTATTGGAGGTCTCCTCAGCTTGGTCTTTCTTGATTTGAGGGGAAACCAGTTAACATCACTGCCTGCTTCTTTTGGCAGATTGATACGGCTTGAGGAGCTCGATTTGAGTTCGAATATGCTTCCAGTGCTTCCCGATACCATAGGGTCACTTGTTAGCCTAAAAATATTGAATGTGGAGACAAATGATATAGAAGAAATTCCACATTCTATTGGTAACTGTACCAAGCTTAGAGAGCTTCGTGCCGATTACAATCGTCTGAAGGCCCTGCCGGAAGCTGTAGGAAAGATTCAGAGTCTGGAGATTTTGTCTGTCCGGTACAATAACCTCAAGCAACTACCTACAACAATGTCGTCTCTGATAAACCTGAAGGAACTTGATGTGAGTTTCAATGAGCTCGAGTCAGTACCGGAGAGCTTATGTTTCGCGACCTCTCTTGTCAAGATGAACATAGGAAACAATTTCGCTGACATGAGATCCTTACCAAGATCTATTGGGAACCTTGAAATGCTCGAGGAACTGGATATCAGTAACAATCAGATACGAGTCCTTCCGGACTCATTTAGGATGCTCACACGACTACGCGTCCTACGAGTGGAAGAGAATCCTCTTGAAGTTCCACCAAGACATATAGCTGAAAAGGGGGCACAG GCTGTTGTGGAGTACATGACTGAGCTAGTGGAGAAGAGGGATAAGAAAGATGTAAAAACCCAGCCACTTAAGCAGAAAAAGAGCTGGGCTCAGATCTGCTTCTTCTCCAATTCTAACAAAAGAAAGCGTGATGGAGTTAATTATGTGAAAACCTGA